One part of the Lachnospiraceae bacterium JLR.KK002 genome encodes these proteins:
- a CDS encoding DUF4255 domain-containing protein — MSDYTKIADTGNGIITLLKEALIPELLNSPDQIGLCSPEDHGDFAVGVWLYDVREDTSIQDHEMANIDRNAQRYPSTYLTLYYMITLYLQSDLKYRAVQEHQIMGKIIQAFRDKAALDSDTFAPTDVPGNANIRIQMLELETEEKVRLWTVPNAAYRTSLYYTAGPVELQSTRVKSVKRVREISYRYSGKES, encoded by the coding sequence ATGTCAGATTATACCAAAATTGCGGATACGGGAAACGGGATAATAACATTGCTGAAAGAAGCGCTGATTCCGGAACTGTTAAACAGTCCGGATCAGATTGGCCTCTGCTCTCCGGAAGACCACGGGGATTTCGCGGTAGGGGTGTGGCTCTATGACGTGAGAGAGGATACCTCCATTCAGGACCATGAAATGGCCAATATCGACAGGAATGCCCAGCGTTATCCATCTACATATCTGACCCTGTATTATATGATTACCCTTTATCTGCAGAGCGATTTAAAATACCGGGCGGTGCAGGAACATCAGATTATGGGTAAAATTATTCAGGCCTTCCGGGATAAAGCAGCTCTGGATTCGGATACGTTTGCACCCACTGATGTGCCTGGAAATGCCAATATCCGTATACAGATGCTGGAGCTGGAAACAGAGGAAAAGGTACGCCTCTGGACCGTACCCAATGCAGCTTACCGAACGTCGCTGTATTATACCGCAGGGCCTGTGGAACTGCAGTCCACCAGAGTGAAGTCTGTAAAACGGGTACGGGAAATCAGTTACCGGTATTCCGGAAAGGAGTCATAA
- a CDS encoding DUF4280 domain-containing protein: protein MGLCVTGGASMSCSFGMAPSILNVLPTAKTMSAMPLATIADNVPFVNITPFGMCQSMANPAVAAATAAAMGVLTPMPCTPVPAGPWAPGVPQVLVGGKPAVDDQCKLTCAWGGIIQFTNSGCPTVQL, encoded by the coding sequence ATGGGATTATGTGTGACGGGAGGAGCGTCCATGTCCTGCAGCTTTGGCATGGCCCCATCCATACTGAATGTATTGCCCACAGCAAAAACCATGTCGGCAATGCCCCTTGCAACCATAGCAGATAACGTGCCCTTTGTAAATATTACCCCCTTTGGGATGTGCCAGAGCATGGCCAATCCCGCGGTAGCCGCAGCTACTGCCGCGGCCATGGGGGTGTTGACGCCCATGCCCTGTACGCCGGTTCCGGCGGGGCCCTGGGCTCCCGGAGTTCCTCAGGTGCTGGTGGGCGGGAAGCCGGCGGTGGACGATCAGTGTAAGCTGACCTGCGCCTGGGGAGGAATCATACAGTTTACTAATTCGGGCTGCCCCACCGTGCAGCTTTAA
- a CDS encoding HAMP domain-containing protein, with protein MKKKSLYGIWGIVIAALAGILLASLYGKNVKLNYIEQIHLQDGYLYYVDRGESENLKIIRSDPNGKKGEMIAFRRHKKEQYQIIRQIFFDDEGSAYALIQETNVKFWNGVSNKVYKCDFDHGRLEDTEYDITEDTGVYSRISVQCIQNGELCYIGIPDTEKNQEPAGLFALNRQGERRQLDEIPLEYPYLNAQFFLSGNGILLWTDYGGEVFAKEVGTDRYLDIQGISGKKGVFKALANDGKYAYVLDYGSDCVIQIDLEEQTSQVLFSGEDIREDYPDFTFRKLRSLDCTASGFCAGVEEEQGERAICSYQDGTHKDIAKISLSHHSVFHRMLWVYGGILLAAFLLGVYWMARVKYHLQTVLVRLCLIFLLGLLVMDHFLEQWIGQSMREQLENTQTVSLSALGKVLKEDIVKNIETNPEKFPSGDRALMLSHHAVNNGKSVSELSLYLYSVLHADEEGQLYVRESMSEYSGVPVEWVYASEVAESVYQAYDTGEVINKMEESQSGRQNNQFIPIILGDGTKYGVLVVSADGNMMDYQIWYYQWNMKNASSTLLLILTVVLMVILYIFLRPLKTLKECAGKLAAGELGVTMEVHGHDEVADISAAFNQMSLELENYVEDIRSMSDGYYKFIPAKILELLGKESIQDVRLGDQMKGELTILSLHAIDYPKQSALLSAEQVYTDINRVLSMLVEPINTHHGVVEHFEDTGLSAFFTVSSQEALDAAIDIQRLLEQQMPGNGRTIAISYGQVMIGVIGHEKRMEATAISAHSDLAKALRLKGDKYGAHILITHLVYRQIPDFEKHYHARYLGNIYLAADHTYERIYDVYDGDSEEEFYYKELTRPLFEQGVGLFVEKKFYEARLVFVEVLKQHRKDKAAKEYLYRCDRYYKLPPEDEVETVIEKF; from the coding sequence ATGAAGAAAAAAAGTTTGTATGGTATCTGGGGCATTGTGATTGCCGCGCTGGCCGGGATTCTTCTGGCCAGCCTCTATGGGAAAAATGTGAAATTAAATTATATCGAACAGATTCATCTGCAGGATGGATATCTGTATTATGTAGACCGGGGAGAGAGCGAAAATCTGAAAATTATCCGCTCGGACCCGAACGGAAAAAAGGGGGAAATGATTGCCTTCCGGCGGCATAAAAAGGAGCAGTACCAGATTATCCGCCAGATTTTTTTTGATGATGAAGGCAGCGCCTATGCGTTAATTCAGGAAACCAATGTGAAATTCTGGAACGGGGTCAGCAATAAAGTCTATAAATGTGATTTTGACCATGGCAGGCTGGAAGACACGGAGTATGACATCACAGAAGATACAGGCGTATACAGTCGGATATCTGTGCAGTGTATTCAGAATGGAGAACTCTGTTATATCGGTATTCCGGATACGGAGAAAAACCAGGAGCCGGCCGGGCTGTTTGCCCTGAACCGTCAGGGAGAGAGAAGGCAGCTGGATGAAATTCCTCTGGAATATCCGTATCTGAACGCCCAGTTTTTCTTAAGCGGAAATGGAATTCTGCTGTGGACAGATTATGGAGGAGAGGTTTTTGCCAAAGAGGTGGGAACAGACCGTTATCTGGACATTCAGGGAATCAGCGGAAAAAAAGGCGTGTTCAAAGCTCTTGCAAATGACGGAAAATACGCTTACGTGCTGGATTACGGTTCCGACTGCGTGATACAGATAGATTTGGAGGAACAGACCTCGCAGGTTCTGTTTTCCGGAGAAGATATCCGGGAAGACTACCCGGATTTCACCTTCCGCAAGCTGCGAAGCCTGGACTGTACCGCTTCAGGATTCTGCGCGGGTGTGGAAGAAGAACAGGGAGAACGGGCCATCTGTTCTTATCAGGACGGAACCCATAAGGATATCGCGAAGATTTCCCTCTCACATCATTCCGTATTTCATCGGATGTTATGGGTATATGGGGGAATCCTTCTGGCAGCGTTCCTTCTGGGAGTATACTGGATGGCCCGTGTGAAATACCATCTTCAGACGGTTCTGGTGCGGCTGTGCCTGATTTTCCTGCTGGGACTTCTGGTTATGGATCATTTTCTGGAGCAGTGGATTGGACAGTCCATGCGGGAGCAGCTGGAGAACACTCAGACGGTGTCCCTGTCGGCCCTGGGCAAAGTGCTCAAAGAAGATATTGTGAAAAATATTGAGACAAACCCGGAGAAATTTCCTTCCGGAGACCGGGCTCTGATGCTGAGCCACCATGCCGTCAATAACGGAAAAAGCGTTTCGGAGCTTTCTCTGTATCTTTACAGTGTTTTACACGCAGATGAGGAAGGGCAGCTGTACGTGAGGGAATCCATGTCCGAATACAGCGGCGTTCCGGTGGAATGGGTCTATGCTTCGGAAGTAGCCGAGTCAGTTTATCAGGCTTATGATACCGGGGAAGTGATAAATAAGATGGAGGAAAGCCAGAGCGGAAGACAGAATAATCAGTTTATCCCTATTATTCTGGGCGATGGAACGAAATACGGAGTCCTTGTTGTTTCCGCAGACGGAAATATGATGGATTATCAGATATGGTATTATCAGTGGAATATGAAAAATGCGTCTTCCACCCTTTTGCTGATACTGACGGTGGTACTGATGGTGATTCTGTATATTTTCCTGCGGCCCTTAAAGACATTGAAGGAGTGCGCCGGGAAGCTGGCGGCCGGAGAACTGGGCGTCACCATGGAAGTACATGGACACGATGAGGTTGCGGATATCTCTGCCGCCTTCAATCAGATGTCTCTGGAGCTTGAAAATTATGTGGAAGATATCAGAAGCATGTCCGACGGCTATTATAAATTTATTCCGGCAAAAATCCTGGAGCTTTTGGGAAAGGAATCCATTCAGGATGTAAGGCTGGGAGACCAGATGAAGGGAGAACTTACGATTCTGTCCCTCCATGCCATTGATTACCCTAAGCAGAGCGCCCTTTTGTCCGCAGAGCAGGTCTATACAGACATTAACCGGGTGCTGTCCATGCTGGTGGAACCTATCAATACCCATCACGGGGTGGTGGAGCATTTTGAAGACACGGGGCTGTCGGCATTTTTCACGGTCAGCAGCCAGGAAGCGCTGGACGCCGCCATTGATATCCAGCGGCTTTTAGAGCAGCAGATGCCCGGAAACGGAAGAACCATTGCCATCAGCTACGGACAGGTGATGATCGGCGTTATCGGCCATGAAAAGCGGATGGAGGCCACCGCCATTTCCGCCCATTCGGATCTGGCAAAGGCCCTGCGTTTAAAAGGAGATAAATATGGCGCTCATATTCTGATTACCCATCTGGTTTACCGGCAGATTCCGGATTTTGAGAAACATTATCATGCCAGATATCTGGGAAATATTTATCTGGCGGCGGATCATACGTACGAACGGATTTATGACGTCTACGACGGAGATTCCGAGGAGGAATTCTACTATAAAGAACTTACCAGACCGTTGTTTGAACAGGGCGTAGGGCTCTTTGTGGAAAAGAAATTTTATGAGGCAAGGCTTGTGTTTGTGGAAGTGCTCAAACAGCACCGGAAAGACAAAGCCGCAAAAGAATATCTCTATCGCTGCGACAGATATTATAAGCTGCCGCCGGAGGATGAAGTAGAGACAGTAATTGAGAAATTTTAG